In the Shewanella sp. OMA3-2 genome, one interval contains:
- the prmA gene encoding 50S ribosomal protein L11 methyltransferase produces the protein MAWIQLRIHTHRDNADMLGDLLMDQGSVSITYEDGQDEPIFEPKLGETPLWQDTVVVALFDAGTDLAPTIEFLESMPFLGAGFSHKIEQVEDKDWVREWMDSFHPIQFGQRLWICPSWRPIPDPQAVNVILDPGLAFGTGTHPTTALCLEWLDSLDLTDKEVIDFGCGSGILAIAAIKLGAKKVTGVDIDYQAIDASTANAERNDVADKLSLYLPEDQPENLQADVLVANILAGPLKELAPLIAEKVRTGGKLALSGLLREQAQDVSDFYSQWFDMDPACHKEDWTRLNGTKK, from the coding sequence ATGGCTTGGATCCAATTGCGCATTCACACCCATCGTGACAATGCAGATATGTTAGGCGACTTATTAATGGATCAAGGCTCTGTTTCCATTACCTATGAAGATGGCCAAGACGAACCGATTTTTGAACCCAAATTAGGTGAAACACCACTCTGGCAAGATACGGTAGTTGTTGCGTTATTTGATGCCGGCACCGATTTAGCACCCACAATTGAGTTTTTAGAATCCATGCCATTCTTAGGTGCTGGTTTTAGCCACAAAATTGAACAAGTTGAAGATAAAGACTGGGTACGTGAATGGATGGACAGCTTCCACCCTATTCAATTTGGTCAACGTTTATGGATTTGCCCAAGCTGGCGCCCTATTCCAGATCCACAAGCGGTTAATGTTATTTTAGACCCTGGCTTAGCGTTTGGCACAGGTACACACCCAACCACCGCATTATGCCTTGAGTGGTTAGACAGCTTAGACTTAACAGATAAAGAAGTTATCGATTTTGGTTGTGGCTCAGGTATTCTAGCGATTGCTGCTATCAAATTGGGTGCTAAAAAAGTCACCGGGGTTGATATTGATTACCAAGCCATAGACGCATCAACCGCTAATGCTGAACGTAATGATGTTGCCGACAAATTGTCGCTTTATTTGCCTGAAGATCAGCCAGAAAACTTACAAGCAGATGTGCTTGTTGCCAATATTCTGGCTGGACCGTTAAAAGAATTAGCCCCATTGATTGCTGAAAAAGTGAGAACAGGCGGTAAATTAGCCTTATCAGGCTTATTACGCGAACAAGCTCAGGATGTATCTGACTTTTACAGCCAATGGTTTGATATGGACCCAGCGTGCCATAAAGAAGATTGGACTCGCCTAAACGGAACAAAAAAATAG
- the fis gene encoding DNA-binding transcriptional regulator Fis → MFDQTTNTEVHQLTVGKIETANGTIKPQLLRDAVKRAVTNFFSQLDGQEASEVYEMVLSEVEAPLLDIIMQHTRGNQTRAANMLGINRGTLRKKLKKYGMN, encoded by the coding sequence ATGTTTGATCAGACAACTAACACAGAAGTTCACCAGCTTACCGTAGGCAAAATTGAAACAGCAAACGGCACTATCAAGCCGCAGTTATTACGCGACGCAGTAAAACGCGCCGTAACCAACTTCTTCTCTCAGTTAGACGGTCAGGAAGCTTCAGAAGTGTATGAAATGGTACTAAGTGAAGTTGAAGCACCTTTACTAGACATCATCATGCAACACACTCGTGGCAACCAAACTCGCGCAGCGAACATGTTAGGTATCAATCGTGGTACTTTACGTAAGAAGCTAAAAAAATACGGCATGAACTAA